A single window of Colletotrichum higginsianum IMI 349063 chromosome 8, whole genome shotgun sequence DNA harbors:
- a CDS encoding CAP-Gly domain-containing protein yields MASINRSKKGLSQSIHNPQADEEVQLRPRHFIVREGSAIVPLIPVDLLPTHLEIHGVPRQMNIEETTGMSNLGTFPKPKSQLQLYTVSFANDVSGRSVDNLCRDGLHTLNGDEPLEHLDWPHDPAPDPAIQAPVARWITDCGTEDLQSAVSRPAPTKEKPQPTATRVLDWAEDTESVSTDNFTATDEDPPTSSTFNTQSNPRQVPQAQRPSVTKKKEKSAVEIAGRMLELSRTQHAIRQGPPSQTNTQTNGDGTAKPPKPGKQKVPRPPGSLCRHWCQTGQCSWGIECRYTHQMPVTLEGLADIGLKELPGWWRRAAGLPVEGTIDIRIFAATAGNGKKSPSPALTAGDLSLIPTHPSKKTRSKVDKEERKMAEEVHMVRLGFERAQSTAAYPAVVGAGSSKKKPALGQVQLRMQTEKDQPRSGEVEKLVDI; encoded by the coding sequence ATGGCCTCTATCAACCGCAGCAAGAAGGGCCTCTCACAGTCTATCCACAACCCGCAGGCTGACGAAGAAGTACAGTTGCGGCCGAGGCACTTCATTGTTCGCGAAGGGAGCGCCATCGTGCCCCTCATTCCAGTCGACCTACTGCCAACTCATCTGGAAATTCATGGCGTACCGCGCCAAATGAACATCGAGGAAACGACGGGTATGTCCAACCTGGGCACATTCCCGAAGCCAAAAAGCCAGCTGCAATTGTACACCGTATCTTTTGCCAATGATGTCTCTGGCCGTTCTGTTGATAATCTCTGTCGAGATGGTCTGCATACCCTCAACGGTGACGAGCCTCTCGAGCATCTTGACTGGCCTCATGATCCCGCGCCGGACCCAGCCATCCAGGCACCGGTGGCCAGATGGATTACCGACTGCGGGACCGAAGACTTGCAATCTGCGGTCTCCAGGCCGGCCCCGACCAAGGAAAAGCCGcagccgacggcgacccgaGTCCTCGACTGGGCCGAAGACACAGAGTCCGTCTCCACAGACAACTTCACCGCCACTGACGAGGACCCCCCCACATCCTCGACGTTCAATACGCAGTCCAACCCCAGGCAAGTACCTCAGGCTCAGCGGCCTTCGGTCAccaagaaaaaagaaaaatcGGCCGTAGAGATCGCAGGCCGAATGCTCGAGCTCAGTCGGACCCAGCACGCCATCCGCCAGGGCCCGCCGTCGCAGACAAACACGCAGACTaacggcgacggcacggCGAAGCCCCCCAAGCCGGGCAAGCAGAAGGTACCCCGGCCACCGGGCAGCTTGTGCCGGCACTGGTGTCAGACGGGCCAGTGCAGTTGGGGCATCGAGTGCCGATACACGCACCAGATGCCCGTGacgctcgagggcctcgcggaCATCGGCCTCAAGGAGTTGCCCGGCTGGTGGCGCAGGGCGGCCGGGTTACCCGTGGAGGGGACGATCGACATTCGCATTTTTGCTGCCACTGCCGGCAATGGAAAGAAGAGCCCTTCCCCCGCCCTGACAGCGGGCGATCTGTCACTGATCCCGACACATCCGTCAAAGAAGACTAGATCAAAGGTGGacaaggaagagagaaaaatgGCGGAGGAGGTTCACATGGTTCGGCTTGGGTTTGAGAGGGCTCAGTCGACGGCGGCTTATCCCGCGGTGGTGGGCGCTGGGAgcagcaagaagaagccggcACTGGGACAAGTGCAGCTACGAATGCAGACAGAAAAAGACCAGCCTCGGTCTGGGGAGGTTGAGAAGCTTGTGGATATCTGA
- a CDS encoding Aldo/keto reductase — protein MPQLNGQEVGNIGYGLMGLTWRPQPCSEEQAFEAMRAALKNGNNFWNGGEFYGTPEYNSSVLLERYFAKFPEDADKVVLSMKGGVNLKNLHPDGSPEGVRRSLDNIINQLKGRKKVDMFECARRDKNTPLEVTFGVIQKEYIDTGKVGGICLSEVSAATIHEAVKHAKIVGVEVELSLFSTEILTNGVAAACAQYGIPIIAYSPVGRGMLTGQVKTLDDIPHDDMRRHMPRFQPDTFGINIKLVEQVETLARKKGVTPAQLAIGWTVALSRRPGIPMIIPIPGATTADRVNENAKLVELTDEEMAEIDATLAKFEVVGGRYPEGAPVNT, from the coding sequence ATGCCTCAGCTAAACGGTCAGGAAGTCGGAAACATCGGCTACGGCCTCATGGGCCTCACCTGGCGCCCTCAGCCCTGCTCCGAGGAACAGGCCTTCGAGGCCATGCGCGCCGCGCTCAAGAACGGCAACAACTTTTGGAACGGCGGAGAATTCTACGGGACCCCCGAGTACAACAGCAGCGTCCTGTTGGAGCGCTATTTTGCTAAGTTccccgaggacgccgacaaGGTCGTCCTGAGCATGAAGGGCGGTGTCAATCTCAAGAACCTGCACCCGGACGGCTCGCCCGAGGGCGTCCGCCGCTCCCTCGACAACATTATCAACCAACTCAAAGGCCGCAAGAAGGTCGACATGTTCGAGTGTGCGCGCCGTGACAAGAACACGCCCCTTGAGGTTACCTTTGGCGTCATCCAGAAGGAGTACATCGACACGGGCAAAGTCGGGGGCATCTGCCTCTCCGAGGTCTCTGCCGCGACGATCCACGAGGCTGTCAAGCACGCCAAGATCGTcggtgtcgaggtcgaacTCAGCCTCTTCTCGACCGAAATTCTCACcaacggcgtcgccgccgcctgcgcgcAATATGGCATCCCCATCATCGCCTACTCGCCCGTCGGCCGCGGTATGCTCACTGGTCAGGTCAAGAcgctcgacgacatcccTCATGATGACATGCGTCGCCACATGCCGCGGTTTCAGCCCGACACATTCGGCATCAACATCAAGCTTGTCGAACAGGTCGAGACGCTGGCAAGGAAGAAGGGCGTCACGCCGGCGCAGCTGGCCATTGGTTGGACGGTGGCGCTGTCGAGGCGGCCCGGCATCCCCATGATCATTCCGATTCCCGGCGCCACGACGGCGGATAGAGTCAATGAAAACGCGAAGTTGGTGGAGCTTACCGATgaggagatggccgagatcgacgcGACGTTGGCCAAGTTCGAAGTCGTGGGGGGCCGCTACCCTGAGGGTGCTCCCGTCAACACCTAA
- a CDS encoding MaoC like domain-containing protein, which translates to MSGPGVGFEYPRQEVAWLKRDVLLFANTVGATDDELHFLYELHPNFAVFPTYPLILTFKGDTQEVVDFYAAQKAVQIPNVPSFDARRVVDGQRKIILHKPVPTTSAGKKFEVRTKVLGVYDKGRPGSVVETQTDLVELPSNEVYASIITSSFYVAQGNWGGPKGPATENFPPPKGKKPDATFEQQTTKESALLYRLNGDYNPLHATPEPGKKMGFPGAIMHGLYSWNSTAHGLLKAFGGSDPANIKEYQARFASPAMPGDKLITDAWRTGDVKDGWEEIRFQTKVEGGKVVLSNGRALIKVVESPKSKL; encoded by the exons ATGAGCGGCCCCGGTGTTGGATTCGAGTACCCTCGCCAGGAGGTTGCCTGGCTGAAGCGCGATGTGCTGCTCTTCGCGAACACCGTCGGTGCCACTGACGACGAGCTTCACTTTCTCTAC GAGCTTCATCCTAATTTCGCCGTCTTTCCCACATACCCTCTCATCCTCA CGTTCAAGGGTGACACCCAAGAGGTAGTCGACTTCTACGCCGCGCAAAAGGCCGTCCAGATCCCCAACGTTCCCTCGTTCGATGCCCggcgcgtcgtcgacggccagcgCAAGATCATTCTCCATAAGCCTGTCCCCACCACCTCGGCCGGCAAGAAGTTCGAAGTCCGAACCAAGGTCCTCGGCGTTTACGACAAGGGCCGCCCCGGCTCCGTTGTCGAGACCCAGACCGACTTGGTCGAGCTCCCCAGCAACGAGGTCTACGCCAGCATCATCACCAGCAGCTTCTACGTCGCTCAGGGCAACTGGGGCGGTCCCAAAGGCCCCGCGACCGAGAACTTCCCTCCTCCgaagggcaagaagcccGACGCCACTTTTGAACAGCAGACGACCAAGGAGTCGGCGCTTCTGTATCGCCTCAATGGAGATTACAACCCGCTACATGCGACTCCTGAGCCGGGCAAGAAGATGGGCTTCCCCGGAGCCATCATGCACGGCTTGTACTCGTGGAACTCAACAGCCCACGGCCTGCTGAAGGCCTTTGGAGGCAGCGACCCTGCCAACATCAAGGAATACCAGGCGCGTTTCGCTAGCCCTGCCATGCCTGGCGACAAGCTGATTACGGATGCTTGGAGGACGGGTGATGTCAAGGACGGCTGGGAAGAGATCCGTTTTCAGACCAAGGTTGAGGGCGGCAAGGTTGTTCTTAGCAACGGCCGGGCCCTGATTAAGGTTGTGGAGTCGCCCAAGTCGAAGTTGTAA
- a CDS encoding WD domain-containing protein: MQQRRDEILAKKAKLAELKRQRELRASQATASRQSTGSPGDLVSPIPGRAENRRDIETLINSLVGESRPGSTNGGAASPARRGSRPNSVLSAGELSTATSEFATTANGQPTPAPVAVAPPVQLSLTTAPLTTIYECPPSPVKEVHSYSKGVQTAEAWTSPTRPRAQSLSDNEDIPPITSTPSKRLSRRQRDREEELRQDIRKEVEEELKASLDLLKDGVIPNDASNKNYPMRKLTAEELEAVTGAPDFADFLEKSTKVIERALDQEYDILTDYALQGQDVDDEDDESGNFGGKGRRRVKEVAQFFDERWSKKRMISSIDFSHHHSELMLASYTKNPTAPHEPDGLVQVWSLALRDRPEYVFHAQSDVLTAKFSPYHQNLIIGGTYSGQVLLWDMRAKSAPVQKTPLTGYGHTHPIYSVDIVGTQNANNIISTSTDGVVCGWSMDVFAQPQELLELKAPPGYKLDDVSPTCLAFPQTDPTFFLVGSEEGTIFPCHRYDRAGAKAGVDARVSYKGHTAPVMSVDFHPARGPVDLGDLVLSSSLDWSVRLWKVRAPAATSTAAGEPTVSPLIDFVREDVVYDAQWSPIKPSVFALVDGAGWLELWDITVETEEPVARISPSSRKDGRTMLAKSLNKVVWEPSEGKRLATGGIDGVVTVFEVTSGLGGRDDLKAEEWTNVKKLVNRVEAHGLNGAMV; the protein is encoded by the exons ATGCAACAGCGACGAGATGAAATTCTagcgaagaaggccaagctcgccgagctcaagCGACAGAGAGAGCTTCGCGCAAGccaggcgacggcgagccggCAAAGCACGGGCAGCCCAGGCGAC CTTGTATCGCCCATTCCAGGCCGAGCCGAGAACCGCCGCGATATCGAGACCTTGATCAACAGCTTAGTAGGAGAAAGTCGACCGGGATCCACGAATGGGGGAGCTGCATCGCCGGCTCGTAGGGGCAGCCGACCGAACAGCGTTCTAAGCGCGGGAGAGTTGAGCACCGCAACCTCTGAGTTCGCAACCACCGCCAACGGCCAACCAACACCGGCTCCAGTTGCCGTAGCACCACCCGTACAGCTGAGTCTGACGACTGCACCGCTTACCACGATATACGAGTGCCCGCCCTCTCCTGTGAAGGAGGTCCACTCATACAGCAAGGGAGTGCAAACGGCCGAGGCATGGACATCGCCGACTCGACCCCGAGCCCAGTCGCTCTCCGACAACGAGGACATCCCCCCAATCACATCAACACCCAGCAAGAGGCTGAGCAGGAGACAGCGTGATCGTGAGGAAGAGTTGCGACAGGACATCAGAAAGGAAGTGGAGGAAGAGTTGAAGGCCTCACTGGACTTGCTCAAGGATGGTGTCATTCCGAACGACGCCTCCAACAAAAATTACCCCATGCGCAAGCTCACCGCCGAAGAGCTCGAAGCCGTCACAGGCGCGCCTGACTTTGCCGATTTTCTTGAGAAGTCTACCAAGGTCATCGAGCGAGCGCTCGACCAGGAGTACGACATTCTCACCGACTACGCCCTTCAAGGACAAgacgttgacgacgaggacgacgagagcgGCAACTTTGGTGGCAAGGGCCGCCGGAGAGTGAAGGAAGTGGCACAATTTTTTGACGAAAGGTGGTCGAAGAAGCGCATGATCAGCAGCATCGACTTCTCACATCATCATTCGGAACTGATGCTCGCATCATACACCAAGAATCCAACTGCACCCCATGAGCCAGACGGACTTGTCCAAGTATGGAGCTTGGCTCTGCGCGACAGACCAGAATATGTTTTTCATGCCCAGTCCGATGTTCTCACGGCCAAATTCTCGCCGTACCACCAAAACCTAATTATCGGCGGCACTTACAGTGGCCAGGTCCTACTGTGGGATATGAGAGCAAAATCAGCACCTGTGCAGAAGACGCCTCTTACTGGGTACGGACACACGCATCCTATCTACTCGGTCGATATCGTTGGTACGCAGAACGCAAACAACATCATTTCAACCTCAACGGACGGCGTGGTTTGTGGCTGGAGCATGGACGTATTTGCTCAGCCGCAGGAGCTGCTCGAACTCAAAGCACCGCCTGGATACAAGTTGGACGACGTCAGCCCGACCTGCTTGGCATTCCCGCAAACCGACCCAACCTTCTTTCTCGTCGGTAGCGAGGAAGGCACAATATTTCCCTGTCACAGATACGACCGAGCGGGTGCCAAGGCGGGCGTTGATGCGCGGGTCAGCTACAAGGGCCACACGGCACCTGTCATGTCTGTGGACTTCCACCCTGCGCGCGGCCCGGTGGATCTCGGTGACTTGGTTCTCTCATCGTCACTTGACTGGAGTGTGAGGTTGTGGAAGGTTCGCGCGCCTGCGGCAACTTCCACAGCAGCAGGCGAACCAACGGTTTCACCCCTCATCGACTTCGTGCGGGAAGATGTTGTTTACGACGCCCAATGGTCGCCGATCAAGCCCAGTGTATTCGCTCTTGTCGATGGCGCAGGATGGCTTGAGCTATGGGATATCACGGTCGAGACCGAGGAGCCTGTCGCAAGAATATCGCCAAGCTCTCGCAAGGATGGTAGAACCATGTTGGCTAAGAGTTTGAACAAGGTAGTTTGGGAGCCCTCCGAGGGCAAGCGTTTGGCTACGGGAGGTATCGATGGAGTGGTGACCGTCTTCGAGGTGACCTCTGGTCTTGGTGGTCGAGATGATCTGAAGGCGGAGGAATGGACGAACGTGAAGAAGCTGGTCAATAGAGTTGAGGCTCACGGACTGAACGGAGCGATGGTGTAG
- a CDS encoding ATP synthase subunit E, with translation MSSSSGVNVLRYTALGLGVFYGFTHQRSITASQKAAAAAKEYERKEKLIEQAKAEFAKKNQPLKTAAADAGVNIDPMDPKFDLEAYFNNLVKQNP, from the exons atgtcttcctcctcgggaGTTAAC GTGCTGCGATACAcggccctcggcctgggcgtgTTCTACGGTTTCACACATCAGCGATCAATCACAGCAAGCCAgaaggctgccgccgccgcgaaggAGTATGAGCGCAAGGAGAAATTGATTGAGCAGGCGAAGGCCGAGTTTGCAAAGAAGAATCAGCCCCTAAAGACAGCGGCTGCTGATGCCGGAG TCAACATCGACCCGATGGACCCCAAGTTCGACCTTGAGGCCTACTTCAACAACCTGGTGAAGCAGAACCCGTAA
- a CDS encoding CAP-Gly domain-containing protein has translation MPSNSHIGQRLSYDGALCTVRYIGPVTGTSGTWLGVEWDDSGRGKHDGQHGDVRYFSCLSKNPNAASFVRPSRPADASQSFVAALHGKYNAEAVAERESQIQIVFFGTKPAEEVGFDKIRRQLARVEDLTIVILDGARVAVDAAPGDKGVKETSPLIAELDISRNLFEEFGQVVKICQELDSLRSLRLNGNRFRLIEDDETSAFTKVTELELEETLLDWGALCGIALKFPSLATLSGSLNQLSVLPTVSFGTLADTLTTLTLEFNDFTSFADLAPLSSLTSLRNLHLKGNSIAAISPPSVPRPIFPPSLQYLDISYNAVTTWSFVDALPTSFPGLTALRFAHNPVYDRPDPEAIGGGSQTKSTDEAFMITIGRLGALKALNFTPISAADRANGEMFYLSRIAKQLASVPEAAEPEVLAQHARYAELCGIYGAPDVIRRDEINPTYLEARLITVHFAHTMETKTTMIPKSSDIYAVKGVAGKLFGAEPLRLRLVWETGEWDPVGGFDEDENADDSSDGEDAGRGGEGAETWTDAAAREEKGGRWVKREVELKDGPRQLGFCVDGMDVKIRVEDR, from the exons ATGCCATCCAACAGCCACATCGGCCAGCGGCTGTCCTATGACGGCGCCCTCTGCACGGTCCGCTACATCGGGCCCGTCACCGGCACGTCGGGTACCTGGCTCGGCGTAGAATGGGATGACTCCGGACGCGGGAAGCACGATGGCCAACATGGAGACGTCCGGTACTTTTCAT GTCTGTCCAAGAACCCCAACGCCGCCTCATTTGTGCGTCCGTCCCGTCCCGCCGACGCTTCACAGAGCTTCGTCGCCGCGCTGCACGGCAAGTATAACGCCGAGGCGGTCGCAGAGCGCGAATCGCAGATCCAgatcgtcttcttcggcacgaagcccgccgaggaggtcggtTTCGATAAGATCCGCCGGCAGCTGGCGCGCGTTGAGGACCTGACCATCGTGATTCTCGACGGCGCAcgtgtcgccgtcgatgccgcgcCCGGCGACAAGGGCGTTAAGGAGACGAGCCCTCTCATTGCAGAGTTGGATATCAGCAGGAATCTATTTGAAGAGTTTGGACAAGTAGTGAAAATCTGCCAGGAGCTTGACAGCTTGAGGAGTCTGAGGCTGAA CGGCAACCGCTTTCGGCTCattgaggacgacgagaccaGTGCATTCACGAAGGTCACTGAATTAGAGCTCGAGGAAACATTGCTGGATTGGGGAGCTCTCTGCGGCATTGCCCTTAAGTTTCCATCTCTGGCAACCCTGAGCGGCAGCCTGAACCAGCTGTCCGTTCTCCCAACCGTTTCATTTGGCACTCTCGCCGACACCCTCACGACTTTGACACTCGAATTCAATGACTTCACCTCCTTCGCTGACCTCGCGCCCCTTTCTTCTCTTACCTCCCTCCGCAATCTCCATCTCAAGGGCAAcagcatcgccgccatctcccctccctctgtCCCAAGGCCCATCTTCCCGCCGAGTCTCCAGTACCTCGATATATCTTACAACGCCGTCACGACATGGTCTTTCGTCGACGCACTCCCCACCTCCTTCCCAGGCCTCACAGCCCTCCGTTTTGCCCACAATCCCGTCTATGACCGGCCGGATCCGGAGGCCATAGGCGGCGGCTCCCAGACAAAGTCGACGGACGAGGCATTTATGATTACcatcggccgcctcggcgccctgaAAGCCCTCAACTTCACTCCAATATCGGCGGCTGACCGCGCCAACGGTGAGATGTTCTACCTCTCCCGTATTGCAAAACAGCTCGCCTCCGTCCCTGAGGCCGCCGAGCCAGAGGTCCTCGCCCAGCACGCCCGTTACGCCGAGCTCTGTGGCATCTACGGCGCTCCGGACGTCATCCGCCGTGACGAGATTAATCCGACCTATCTCGAGGCGCGCCTCATCACCGTGCATTTCGCGCACACGATGGAGACCAAGACAACCATGATCCCAAAATCCTCCGACATCTACGCCGTCAAGGGTGTTGCGGGAAAGCTGTTTGGCGCGGAGCCCCTGCGTCTTCGCCTGGTATGGGAGACGGGCGAATGGGATCCCGTTGGCGGATTTGATGAAGACGAGAACGCGGATGACAGCAGCGACGGGGAGGACGCTGGGAGGGGCGGTGAGGGGGCCGAGACATGGACTGATGCTGCTGCGCGGGAGGAAAAGGGCGGTAGGTGGGTGAAGAGAGAGGTCGAACTCAAGGATGGGCCTAGGCAGCTGGGGTTTTGCGTGGACGGGATGGATGTCAAGATCCGTGTGGAGGATAGGTGA
- a CDS encoding Oligosaccharyl transferase STT3 subunit, whose product MTAKPLGPLSGGSNENTRTVLRVTILSLIAAAAVASRLFSVIRFESIIHEFDPWFNFRATKYLVANGFYKFWDWFDDRTWHPLGRVTGGTLYPGLMVTSGAIYHALRALTVPVDIRNICVLLAPAFSGLTAYAAYLLTNEMTTSPSAGLLAAIFMGIAPGYISRSVAGSYDNEAIAIFLLVFTFFLWIKALKLGSMLWGALCALFYGYMVASWGGYAFITNMLPLHALTLILMGRYSARLYVSYTTWYALGTLASMQIPFVGFLPVKTSEHMPALGVFGFLQLVAFIDYVRGAIPSRQFQTFVYTFLAATFGVALAGLVALTSFGYIAPWGGRFYSLWDTGYAKIHIPIIASVSEHQPTAWPAFFFDLNMLVWLFPAGVYLCFQNLRDEHVFIVVYALFGTYFAGVMVRLMLTLTPVVCVAAAIAASQIIDTYLVAKSPNPEDYKPEDAIEGTPKKTGKGGLKSTSKPVIGIYTFLSKAVVVGGMSVFLLLFVLHCTWVTSNAYSSPSVVLASRLPDGSQHIIDDYREAYQWLRQNTKEDAKIMSWWDYGYQIGGMADRPTLVDNNTWNNTHIATVGKAMSSREEVSYPIMRQHEVDYVLVVFGGLLGYSGDDINKFLWMVRIAEGIWPEEVQERKFFTPRGEYRVDDQATETMKNSLMYKMSYYNYNSLFPAGQAQDRVRGVRLPDVGPTLDTVEEAFTSENWIIRIYKVKDLDNIGREHTAASAFERGQKKKKPTKKRGPRILRVD is encoded by the exons ATGACGGCCAAACCTTTGGGACCCCTCTCTGGAGGCAGCAACGAGAACACCAGAACTGTTCTTAGAGTCACGATCTTGTCTCTgatcgctgctgctgctgttgcgAGTCGTCTCTTCTCCGTCATTC GCTTCGAGAGCATCATCCACGAAT TCGATCCTTGGTTCAACTTTCGAGCTACCAAGTATCTCGTTGCCAATGGATTCTACAAGTTCTGGGACTGGTTCGATGATCGCACCTGGCATCCTCTCGGTCGGGTTACTGGAGGAACTCTGTACCCTGGCCTGATGGTGACCAGCGGCGCTATTTACCACGCGCTTCGAGCTCTTACGGTGCCCGTCGATATCCGCAACATTTGCGTCCTTCTCGCGCCTGCTTTCTCTGGCCTTACCGCCTATGCCGCCTATCTCCTCACCAATGAGATGACCACCTCCCCGTCGGCCGGTCTGCTTGCGGCTATTTTCATGGGTATCGCGCCTGGTTATATCTCTCGATCAGTTGCCGGCAGCTACGAtaacgaggccatcgccattTTCCTTCTTGTCTTTACCTTCTTCCTGTGGATCAAGGCACTGAAGCTGGGCTCCATGCTCTGGGGTGCTCTCTGCGCCCTGTTCTACGGTTACATGGTTGCCTCGTGGGGTGGCTACGCCTTCATCACCAACATGCTGCCCCTGCATGCCTTGACCCTGATCCTCATGGGTAGATACAGCGCCCGCCTTTACGTCAGTTACACCACCTGGTACGCTCTTGGAACTTTGGCCAGCATGCAGATCCCCTTCGTTGGTTTCTTGCCCGTCAAGACCAGTGAGCATATGCCTGCTCTGG GTGTCTTCGGCTTCCTGCAGCTTGTGGCCTTCATTGATTATGTCCGAGGCGCTATCCCCAGTCGCCAGTTCCAGACCTTCGTCTATACGTTCCTTGCTGCAACTTTCGGCGTTGCCCTTGCTGGCTTGGTAGCTCTGACCTCTTTCGGTTACATTGCCCCTTGGGGCGGCCGTTTCTATTCCCTTTGGGATACCGGATACGCCAAGATCCACATCCCCATCATCGCTTCCGTATCTGAGCACCAGCCTACCGCCTGGCCTGCTTTCTTCTTCGACCTCAATATGCTGGTTTGGCTCTTCCCCGCTGGAGTCTACCTTTGCTTCCAGAACCTGAGGGATGAACATGTTTTCATTGTCGTCTATGCTCTTTTCGGTACATACTTCGCCGGTGTCATGGTGCGCTTGATGCTCACTCTGACCCCCGTTGTTTGTGTTGCGGCGGCTATCGCGGCTTCTCAGATTATCGACACCTACTTGGTCGCCAAGTCTCCCAATCCCGAGGACTACAAGCCTGAGGACGCCATTGAAGGGACCCCCAAGAAGACAGGAAAGGGCGGACTCAAGTCAACTAGCAAGCCCGTCATTGGCATCTACACCTTCCTTTCTAAGGCGGTTGTTGTCGGTGGCATGTctgtcttccttcttctctttgtGCTTCACTGCACCTGGGTCACTTCCAACGCATACTCCTCCCCCTCTGTTGTCCTTGCCAGCAGATTGCCCGACGGCAGTCAGCACATCATCGACGACTATCGTGAGGCCTACCAGTGGCTGCGCCAGAACACAAAGGAGGACGCCAAGATCATGTCCTGGTGGGACTACGGCTACCAGATCGGTGGCATGGCTGACCGTCCTACTCTTGTCGACAACAACACCTGGAACAACACGCATATTGCGACTGTCGGCAAGGCGATGAGTTCTCGAGAGGAGGTCAGTTACCCCATCATGCGTCAACACGAGGTTGACTACGTCTTGGTGGTGTTTGGTGGTCTGCTGGGCTACTCCGGAGACGACATCAACAAGTTCTTGTGGATGGTCCGAATTGCCGAGGGCATCTGGCCTGAGGAGGTCCAGGAGCGCAAGTTCTTCACCCCTCGTGGCGAGTACAGAGTTGATGACCAGGCGACCGAAACCATGAAGAACAGCTTGAT GTACAAGATGTCATACTACAACTACAACTCGCTCTTCCCCGCCGGTCAGGCCCAGGATCGTGTTCGTGGCGTCCGTCTTCCCGACGTCGGCCCTACGCTGGACACTGTCGAGGAGGCCTTCACTAGTGAGAACTGGATCATCCGCATCTATAAGGTCAAGGACCTTGACAACATTGGCCGCGAACACACGGCCGCTTCTGCTTTCGAGAGGGgtcagaagaagaagaagccgacaaAGAAGCGTGGCCCCAGAATTCTCAGAGTTGATTAA